A stretch of the Salmo salar chromosome ssa20, Ssal_v3.1, whole genome shotgun sequence genome encodes the following:
- the LOC106579889 gene encoding apical junction component 1 homolog translates to MTRTDPPDILVSTLYQDIKLNPITGHSQQCDSQMIDKLERHTETINKRHCRSFDFLESLDDPQSFSASMEYPYKRTEHQGVHKEVTWNGLDHPGHLRFSSPDLFNTRLPPPQHANPDKTSQAARSDSKKRTRSKSAPRVKTTFTPVPISVSPPANKRGRDVSQAVPDPLRTSEPHRDSYSSNRAFLNEVHPIKLQPRSPLYVSDCFSEVSKQDQPTITPHVRCRVDIKPDAAVLQHTARRSQNMRTEHPWQRYSYSSQSRGLSVPRQVRTPTPSECYSGDYRQAYQYATCMTPSYIQPVDMRRVPSPIMPREYLSREQRTLSNPNIPTKFFYTEDPTRYPVHPSARAYYQDDNSSLTSQGSTLNSQYVHDPRTRWVHTLPVRPYYTEQHMSSRDPGQAVYTRPYSTSEAAPYFAQTPQARAYYGEDPRAYPCQSNGSKVFYSKPYNPPAGQYIPCKAYHTEGRRQPQMSQAYADDWYRSSISGYSNQSSQLTPQRVRQEPVMSPWFANSYVEPTRLVAEVRNHSKSWDNILYPRHDREQTVPRGRSYENLFYQGRHPLFPSDTSQPVILNLSSSPRRYAARSISENSLEKGPNNAGRNTKAGLWFATPEITITDNDIRARNHKQRDARSASWDTLDCEKAPTQNVLHHQEQPSESAELTKDRKHNNYSLQQSLEQLDELLADLVIDYKPPTNRKPSQDLLNQIKQLISEDDEKGKIKSAGLESLGGLESIGPLNTPPSSTKTSPDTIKDPDSGCDGLQSLQRSPEEFSPDLSTDDNDTMMCANRKCKRTETLFNACLYFKSCHSCYTFYCSRNCRRDDWDSHKENCLYGRISSVCRHMLKYCRENSEIHKVFSRISKAGYLSRGRGILFLGFANPGTADNFLKVGLESLVMSPTYLSLRELDSFKDNLGDYCKDLQQAGNEYDPNECFLLNVSIAVGELVPNRPSPRVQTPTVRKYAKISLASSSPDKKVFKKESDMETLILTPPPGTPDIDKEGKEGMKAREICFINIQRELRTRGVFLRHEYPKIYNQLCEFVESNKRFTPTTIYPIDKRTGKQFMCMIMAASEPRTLDWVGTPHLLDDII, encoded by the coding sequence ATGACACGCACAGATCCCCCTGATATACTGGTATCCACTCTGTATCAGGACATCAAATTAAACCCCATCACTGGGCACTCTCAACAATGTGACTCGCAAATGATTGACAAACTGGAGCGACATACGGAGACCATCAACAAAAGACACTGCCGTAGCTTTGACTTCCTCGAGTCATTGGATGACCCACAGTCCTTTTCTGCCTCAATGGAATACCCTTACAAGAGGACTGAGCATCAGGGGGTGCATAAAGAGGTGACCTGGAATGGCCTGGATCATCCAGGACACCTCCGTTTCTCCTCCCCTGATCTGTTTAACACTAgactaccaccaccacagcatGCTAACCCAGACAAAACCAGTCAGGCCGCGAGGTCAGATTCAAAGAAGAGGACTAGATCTAAAAGTGCCCCCAGAGTCAAGACCACCTTTACCCCGGTGCCCATTTCAGTCTCCCCACCAGCAAACAAGAGGGGACGAGATGTCTCACAGGCTGTACCAGACCCTCTAAGGACATCTGAACCACACCGGGACTCTTACTCCTCTAACCGGGCTTTTTTGAACGAGGTACACCCTATAAAACTGCAACCACGCTCTCCCCTCTATGTCTCGGACTGTTTCTCAGAGGTGAGCAAACAGGATCAGCCTACCATCACTCCTCACGTCAGGTGTCGTGTCGATATCAAGCCAGATGCGGCAGTCCTGCAGCACACAGCCAGGAGGTCTCAGAACATGAGGACTGAACATCCCTGGCAGAGATATTCCTACTCCAGTCAGAGTAGAGGTCTGTCTGTGCCACGGCAGGTACGGACACCCACGCCAAGCGAATGTTACAGTGGGGATTATAGACAAGCATATCAGTACGCTACCTGCATGACCCCCAGCTACATTCAGCCAGTAGACATGCGAAGGGTGCCCTCCCCTATAATGCCAAGGGAATACTTGTCAAGGGAGCAGAGGACTCTCTCAAACCCCAATATACCAACTAAATTCTTCTATACTGAGGATCCGACTAGATACCCTGTCCATCCGTCTGCTAGAGCGTACTATCAGGATGATAATTCCAGCCTCACCAGCCAAGGCAGTACTCTTAATAGTCAGTATGTGCATGATCCAAGGACTCGCTGGGTTCACACTCTCCCAGTCCGACCATATTACACAGAGCAACACATGTCCAGCAGAGACCCTGGGCAGGCTGTCTATACCAGACCTTACTCTACAAGCGAAGCAGCGCCATACTTTGCTCAAACACCACAGGCAAGAGCATACTATGGGGAAGATCCCAGAGCATATCCTTGTCAGTCAAATGGCTCCAAGGTGTTCTACAGCAAGCCGTACAACCCCCCAGCAGGACAGTATATTCCATGCAAGGCGTATCACACTGAGGGCCGTCGACAACCACAAATGTCCCAGGCTTATGCAGATGACTGGTATCGTTCAAGTATATCTGGATACTCGAACCAGTCCTCTCAGCTGACACCACAGAGAGTAAGACAAGAGCCAGTAATGTCCCCCTGGTTTGCAAACAGTTATGTGGAGCCAACCAGACTGGTAGCAGAAGTCAGAAACCATTCCAAATCCTGGGACAATATTCTTTATCCTCGTCATGACAGGGAGCAAACAGTACCCCGTGGACGCAGCTATGAGAATCTGTTTTACCAGGGGAGACATCCTCTGTTTCCTAGTGATACATCACAGCCAGTTATACTCAATCTATCTAGTTCACCAAGGCGCTATGCTGCCCGGTCCATCTCTGAAAACTCCTTAGAGAAAGGACCAAACAATGCTGGAAGGAACACTAAGGCTGGGCTATGGTTTGCAACTCCTGAGATCACGATAACCGACAATGACATACGTGCACGCAACCACAAACAGCGAGATGCGCGTTCAGCCAGCTGGGATACACTGGATTGTGAAAAGGCACCGACTCAAAATGTTCTTCATCATCAAGAGCAGCCATCTGAGTCAGCGGAACTGACCAAAGAcagaaaacacaacaattattctctgcagcagagccTAGAGCAACTGGACGAGCTGCTAGCTGATCTTGTCATTGATTACAAACCACCGACCAACAGGAAGCCTAGTCAGGATCTATTGAACCAAATAAAACAGTTGATTAGTGAGGATGATGAAAAAGGAAAGATAAAATCTGCGGGCCTAGAGAGTCTAGGAGGCCTAGAGAGTATAGGACCTCTCAACACACCACCCTCCTCCACTAAAACCAGCCCTGACACTATCAAAGACCCAGACAGTGGGTGTGATGGCTTACAGAGCTTACAGAGGAGTCCAGAGGAGTTCTCTCCAGACCTCAGCACAGACGACAATGACACCATGATGTGTGCCAACAGGAAGTGCAAGCGGACAGAGACCCTGTTCAATGCCTGTCTTTACTTCAAATCCTGTCATAGTTGCTACACCTTCTACTGCTCCCGGAACTGCCGTCGGGATGACTGGGACAGCCATAAAGAGAACTGTCTGTATGGACGTATCAGCAGTGTGTGCAGACACATGCTGAAGTACTGCAGAGAGAACTCTGAGATCCATAAAGTCTTCTCTCGCATTTCCAAAGCTGGCTACCTTTCCAGAGGGAGAGGCATTCTTTTCCTGGGCTTTGCTAACCCAGGGACTGCTGACAACTTCCTGAAGGTTGGGCTTGAGAGCCTCGTCATGTCCCCCACATATCTGTCTCTAAGAGAGCTGGACAGCTTCAAAGACAACCTGGGGGATTACTGCAAGGACCTGCAGCAGGCTGGCAATGAGTATGACCCCAATGAATGTTTCCTCTTGAATGTATCCATAGCTGTTGGTGAACTAGTGCCTAACAGACCCTCACCAAGAGTCCAAACACCAACAGTCCGAAAATATGCAAAGATTTCGTTGGCCTCCTCCAGCCCAGATAAAAAGGTcttcaagaaggagagtgacatGGAGACACTCATTTTGACCCCGCCTCCAGGCACACCTGATATTGACAAAGAGGGAAAGGAGGGTATGAAAGCCAGAGAGATCTGCTTTATCAATATCCAACGTGAGCTCAGGACCAGGGGAGTCTTCCTGCGTCATGAGTATCCCAAAATATACAATCAACTCTGTGAGTTTGTGGAGAGCAACAAGAGATTCACACCCACTACCATTTACCCCATAGATAAGAGAACAGGGAAGCAGTTCATGTGTATGATCATGGCTGCTTCTGAGCCCAGAACGCTAGACTGGGTAGGCACCCCCCATCTCCTGGATGATattatatag